Proteins encoded together in one Chryseobacterium sp. G0201 window:
- a CDS encoding HesA/MoeB/ThiF family protein codes for MKSEDIFARYSRQIFIEEIGLEGQRKIMNSKVLVIGAGGLGSPVIQYLAAAGVGTLGVADFDEVELHNLNRQIIHNENSVGKSKVKSAEEFVKKLNHHVNFIGIENKIDESNAEEILSRFDLIIDGSDNFKTRYLINDVCVKLGKPLVYGSILGFSGQVAIFNYNKSKNLRDLFPEPPFDENLPDCDSLGVLGALSGIVGSMMANLALKTMTDLPLQLNQITLIDTLEWRFQTIEF; via the coding sequence ATGAAAAGCGAAGATATTTTTGCCCGATACAGCCGCCAGATTTTTATTGAAGAAATCGGTTTGGAAGGTCAACGAAAAATCATGAATTCAAAAGTCCTTGTAATTGGAGCTGGCGGATTGGGAAGTCCTGTTATTCAGTATTTAGCGGCGGCTGGAGTTGGGACTTTAGGTGTAGCAGATTTTGATGAGGTTGAACTGCATAATTTAAACCGACAAATTATTCATAATGAAAATTCCGTTGGAAAATCTAAGGTTAAAAGTGCGGAAGAATTTGTAAAAAAGCTTAATCATCATGTCAATTTTATTGGAATTGAAAATAAGATTGACGAATCAAATGCTGAAGAAATTCTTTCTCGGTTTGATCTCATTATTGACGGTTCTGATAATTTTAAAACACGATATTTAATTAATGATGTCTGTGTAAAACTTGGAAAACCTCTAGTTTACGGAAGTATTTTAGGGTTTTCGGGACAGGTTGCCATATTTAATTATAATAAAAGTAAAAATTTAAGAGATCTATTTCCGGAACCTCCTTTTGATGAAAATCTTCCTGATTGTGATAGTCTTGGAGTTTTGGGGGCTTTATCGGGAATTGTAGGAAGCATGATGGCGAATTTAGCTTTAAAAACAATGACGGATTTACCTTTACAATTAAATCAAATAACGTTAATTGATACTTTGGAGTGGAGATTTCAAACGATTGAGTTTTAG
- a CDS encoding thiamine phosphate synthase, producing MEKLQYISQGFTIEDQELNIRKALDNGVKWIQVRWKNAPENEFIKLCEISKKLCSDNQKVCIINDHVQIAKEIDADGVHLGLKDTSIEIARHILGENKIIGGTANTISDVLQRMNEPCDYIGLGPLRFTSTKEQLSPVLGFEGYGKIIQNLKERSLEIPKIFAIGGVVLSDIELLQKIGIYGVAISGQITNQPSIINEFKTVLQ from the coding sequence ATGGAAAAATTACAATACATATCTCAAGGATTTACCATAGAAGATCAGGAGCTGAACATCCGAAAAGCCCTTGATAATGGTGTAAAATGGATACAGGTTCGTTGGAAAAATGCTCCTGAAAATGAATTCATCAAACTTTGTGAAATTTCAAAAAAATTATGCTCGGATAATCAGAAGGTTTGTATCATTAACGACCATGTTCAGATTGCAAAAGAGATCGATGCAGACGGTGTTCATTTGGGATTAAAAGATACTTCCATAGAAATTGCGAGACATATTTTAGGAGAAAATAAAATCATTGGAGGAACGGCAAATACCATTTCAGATGTTCTTCAAAGGATGAATGAACCGTGTGATTATATTGGTTTGGGACCGTTGAGATTTACTTCAACCAAAGAACAATTGAGTCCGGTTTTAGGTTTTGAAGGGTACGGAAAAATTATCCAAAATTTAAAAGAAAGATCATTAGAAATTCCAAAAATATTTGCTATCGGTGGAGTCGTTCTGAGTGACATTGAATTATTACAAAAAATCGGAATTTACGGAGTGGCAATTTCGGGGCAAATTACCAATCAGCCTTCCATTATCAACGAATTTAAAACCGTTTTACAATGA
- a CDS encoding thiazole synthase, giving the protein MKNQPLIIAHRTFESRLFLGTGKFGKLSEMTDSIIASGSEMVTMALKRIDSQSSEDDLLNALKPTKSHLLPNTSGARTAKEAVLAAQLAREALETNWIKLEIHPDPKYLLPDPIETLYATEELAKLGFIVMPYIHADPVLCKRLEDVGTAVVMPLGAPIGTNKGLRTLDFLEIIISQSNVPVVVDAGIGAPSDAAKAMEMGADAVLVNTAIAVARNPVNMALAFKEGVIAGRRAFESGLGAIGNHAEASSPLTSFLFD; this is encoded by the coding sequence ATGAAAAATCAACCATTAATAATAGCACATAGAACTTTCGAATCGAGATTGTTTTTAGGAACAGGAAAATTCGGAAAACTTTCGGAAATGACAGATTCCATCATCGCTTCAGGTAGCGAAATGGTAACAATGGCGTTAAAAAGAATAGATTCTCAATCTTCAGAAGATGATTTATTGAATGCTTTAAAACCTACAAAATCTCATCTTTTACCCAATACTTCAGGAGCGAGAACAGCCAAAGAAGCCGTTTTGGCGGCACAATTGGCAAGAGAAGCCTTGGAAACAAATTGGATAAAATTGGAAATTCATCCTGACCCAAAATATTTATTACCCGATCCGATTGAAACGTTGTATGCGACAGAAGAATTGGCAAAATTAGGGTTCATCGTAATGCCTTACATTCACGCTGATCCGGTGTTGTGCAAGCGTTTGGAAGATGTAGGAACAGCAGTTGTAATGCCTCTGGGAGCGCCGATTGGAACGAATAAAGGACTGAGAACATTAGATTTTTTAGAAATAATTATCAGTCAGAGCAACGTTCCTGTTGTTGTTGATGCAGGAATTGGTGCGCCTTCCGATGCGGCAAAAGCGATGGAAATGGGGGCTGATGCGGTTTTGGTGAATACGGCGATTGCGGTTGCTAGAAATCCGGTGAATATGGCATTGGCTTTTAAAGAAGGTGTAATTGCAGGAAGAAGAGCTTTTGAATCCGGTTTGGGAGCAATTGGAAACCACGCAGAAGCATCAAGTCCGCTGACGTCTTTTTTGTTTGATTAA
- a CDS encoding hydroxymethylpyrimidine/phosphomethylpyrimidine kinase: MQTEYPFVMSIAGYDPSGGAGLLADIKTFEQLKVQGLGVCTAMTLQTESQCLSLNCQPLEEILSAIDVLMKSYYVVAIKIGVVKDAKFLTQIVEKIKSINPEAKIVWDPVLKSTSEFSFFDLSTISEVENILKQIDLITPNYNEYNILQEFNLFENTKNSCSVLIKGGHREDQLGTDILLENGKETSIHPTDKTSVYYPKHGSGCVLSSAIASHLALGKNVEEACRNGKLYIENFLTSNPALLGFHSN, from the coding sequence ATGCAGACAGAATATCCTTTCGTAATGAGTATTGCAGGCTACGATCCAAGTGGTGGAGCCGGTTTGTTGGCGGACATAAAGACATTTGAACAATTGAAAGTTCAGGGATTGGGAGTTTGTACGGCAATGACTTTACAGACAGAATCTCAATGTTTAAGTCTGAATTGTCAGCCTTTGGAAGAAATTTTATCTGCAATTGATGTTTTAATGAAAAGTTATTATGTCGTAGCAATTAAAATTGGAGTGGTAAAAGATGCTAAATTTTTAACTCAAATTGTAGAAAAAATCAAATCTATTAATCCTGAAGCAAAAATTGTTTGGGACCCGGTTTTGAAAAGCACTTCTGAGTTTTCTTTTTTTGATTTGAGCACAATTTCTGAGGTGGAAAATATTTTAAAACAAATTGATTTAATTACACCAAACTATAACGAATACAATATTTTGCAGGAATTTAATCTTTTTGAAAATACGAAAAATTCATGTTCTGTTTTAATTAAAGGAGGGCATCGGGAAGATCAATTAGGAACAGATATTTTATTGGAGAATGGAAAAGAAACTTCAATTCATCCAACTGATAAAACTTCTGTTTATTATCCAAAACATGGCTCCGGTTGTGTGCTTTCTTCTGCGATTGCGAGCCATTTAGCTTTAGGAAAAAATGTAGAAGAAGCCTGTCGAAACGGAAAATTATACATTGAAAATTTTTTAACAAGTAATCCTGCTTTGCTAGGATTTCATTCAAATTAA
- a CDS encoding sensor histidine kinase, protein MKANKLIFLHIFFWGIYIIGSVLIPYFVFHTERIILNITFFLTSFICFYVNYFFVAPNFFDASKWYKSVIAFLLSASCFVLVRYSVEEILLPATVGFRNYKEGTNFGFYFFDNIFYSSTTIFISTTFWFFKYFVDVEKEKAELIEARKTAELQALKTQINPHFIFNSLNNIYSLVYQKSDKALPAIEELSQLLRYSTKDLEKDVITLDKEIGYIDSLTALEKLRLKKPELLTVEKNINHPKLNISPMILVPFVENAFKHGDFREKGFDMKLSDDNQILHFYLLNFKKDRMKDSTSGIGIDNVKKRLEILYPKKHELNINESETEFVVDLKIDLRNE, encoded by the coding sequence ATGAAAGCGAACAAACTTATTTTTCTGCATATTTTCTTTTGGGGTATTTATATTATAGGATCGGTTCTTATTCCCTATTTTGTATTTCATACGGAGAGAATTATTCTTAATATTACTTTCTTTCTCACGAGTTTTATTTGCTTTTATGTAAACTATTTTTTTGTAGCTCCAAACTTTTTTGATGCAAGTAAATGGTATAAATCTGTAATTGCATTTTTGCTAAGTGCTTCGTGTTTTGTCCTTGTTCGATATTCTGTGGAAGAGATCTTGTTGCCTGCAACAGTTGGATTCAGAAATTACAAGGAAGGAACCAATTTCGGATTTTACTTTTTCGATAATATTTTCTACAGCAGTACTACGATTTTTATCAGTACTACTTTTTGGTTTTTTAAATACTTTGTTGATGTAGAAAAAGAGAAAGCAGAACTAATTGAGGCCAGAAAAACAGCAGAACTACAGGCTTTAAAAACACAAATCAATCCACATTTTATTTTTAATTCTTTAAATAATATTTATTCTCTAGTTTATCAAAAATCTGATAAGGCGTTACCCGCAATTGAAGAATTAAGCCAGTTGTTGAGGTACAGTACCAAAGATCTGGAAAAAGATGTAATTACTTTAGATAAAGAAATTGGATACATTGACAGCTTAACGGCTCTTGAAAAATTACGATTAAAAAAGCCTGAATTATTAACTGTTGAAAAAAATATCAATCATCCTAAATTGAATATTTCACCGATGATTTTAGTTCCGTTCGTAGAAAATGCTTTTAAACATGGAGATTTTCGTGAAAAAGGATTTGATATGAAACTTTCTGATGACAACCAGATCTTACATTTTTATCTTTTAAATTTTAAAAAAGATAGAATGAAAGATTCAACATCAGGAATCGGGATTGATAATGTGAAAAAAAGACTGGAAATTTTATATCCAAAAAAACACGAATTGAATATCAATGAGTCTGAAACCGAATTTGTTGTAGATTTAAAAATTGATTTACGAAATGAATAA
- a CDS encoding DUF5694 domain-containing protein → MKTLIYSLLVCFSTFVSAQKKPSEYFNNPKTKVLIVGSFHFDYPNLDAHKTEKSDQVDVLSPKTAKEVTELVEYIKKFKPTKIAIEAWPKWNANQKLKEYSEGKYRDKRDERYQLAIRIANELKINELFSIDASSISDDLEKRYGKQDSAYFNAISKDYDFQSNDAISNQYTVFFKSTEPKNFKSILESFKYMNSKEFHQYEYGAYLTGDFKLRDHDGADMLSLYWYNRNLRMFRNIQNIPHNAEDRILVIAGNGHASVLRQLFTSSPEYEYVEFSNLK, encoded by the coding sequence ATGAAAACATTGATCTATAGCCTACTTGTATGCTTCTCCACTTTTGTTTCAGCACAGAAAAAACCATCAGAGTATTTTAATAATCCTAAAACTAAAGTTTTGATCGTAGGATCATTCCATTTTGATTATCCTAATCTTGATGCTCATAAAACAGAAAAAAGTGATCAAGTAGATGTACTTTCGCCTAAAACAGCTAAAGAAGTAACCGAACTTGTGGAATACATTAAAAAGTTTAAACCTACAAAAATAGCTATCGAAGCATGGCCAAAATGGAACGCTAACCAAAAATTAAAAGAATACAGCGAAGGGAAATACAGAGATAAAAGAGATGAGCGTTATCAGCTTGCCATTCGTATCGCCAACGAACTCAAGATCAATGAGCTTTTCAGTATAGACGCATCATCTATTTCTGATGATCTCGAAAAAAGATATGGAAAGCAAGATTCTGCCTATTTCAATGCAATTAGCAAAGACTATGATTTTCAGAGTAATGATGCGATATCAAATCAATATACCGTTTTTTTCAAGAGTACAGAACCTAAAAACTTCAAATCTATTCTTGAAAGTTTTAAATATATGAATAGCAAAGAATTTCATCAATATGAATATGGCGCTTATCTTACCGGAGATTTCAAATTGAGAGACCACGATGGAGCAGACATGCTTTCTTTATATTGGTATAACAGAAATCTGAGAATGTTCAGAAATATCCAAAATATCCCTCACAATGCTGAAGACAGAATACTTGTTATCGCCGGAAATGGCCACGCATCAGTATTAAGACAGTTATTCACCTCCTCTCCAGAATATGAATATGTAGAGTTTTCTAATCTTAAATAA
- the thiH gene encoding 2-iminoacetate synthase ThiH, whose translation MKSFKDFFEKYQWDEIKAKLEKVTLSDVENSLQKKNKTIEDFLNFLSPVAAQKLELMATITQKLTQKRFGKTIQLYAPLYLSNECQNICTYCGFSLDNSIKRKTLSDTELMIEATVLKSMGVNHVLLVSGEANKTVGIDYFLNAVRLLKPHFANISIEVQPLSEEEYQQLHYTGVNAVLVYQETYHQEVYKEYHPKGKKSNFNFRLETPDRIGKAGIHKMGLGVLLGLEDWRVDSFFNALHIDYLQKQYWKSKFSVSFPRLRPAEGIIEPNFIMSDRDLLQLICAYRIWNEDLEISISTRENEKFRDHIISLGATAMSAASKTNPGGYAVDKESLEQFETSDERSMDEIKNVIKKFGYDPVMKDWDAVYSGI comes from the coding sequence ATGAAGAGTTTTAAAGATTTTTTTGAAAAATATCAATGGGATGAAATAAAGGCAAAACTTGAAAAAGTGACGTTATCCGATGTTGAAAATAGTCTTCAAAAAAAGAATAAAACAATAGAAGATTTCCTGAATTTTCTTTCCCCCGTTGCTGCTCAGAAATTAGAGTTAATGGCAACAATTACACAGAAACTTACTCAAAAACGATTCGGGAAAACGATTCAGTTGTACGCGCCGTTGTATTTGAGTAATGAATGTCAGAATATCTGTACATACTGCGGTTTTAGTTTGGATAATTCGATTAAAAGGAAGACACTTTCTGATACAGAATTGATGATTGAAGCTACGGTTTTAAAATCAATGGGTGTGAATCATGTGTTGCTGGTAAGCGGTGAAGCGAATAAAACGGTTGGAATTGATTATTTTTTGAATGCAGTTCGTTTGTTGAAGCCCCATTTTGCAAATATTTCAATTGAAGTTCAGCCTTTGTCGGAGGAAGAATACCAGCAGCTTCATTATACAGGAGTCAATGCTGTTCTAGTGTATCAGGAAACCTATCATCAGGAAGTTTACAAAGAATATCATCCAAAAGGAAAGAAATCAAATTTCAATTTTCGTCTGGAAACACCCGACAGAATTGGGAAAGCAGGAATTCATAAAATGGGATTGGGCGTTTTGCTCGGTCTGGAAGATTGGCGAGTTGACAGCTTTTTTAATGCCCTTCATATCGATTATCTTCAAAAGCAATATTGGAAAAGTAAATTTTCGGTTTCATTTCCGAGGCTTCGACCTGCCGAAGGAATTATCGAACCGAATTTTATAATGTCCGACAGAGATTTATTACAATTAATTTGTGCTTACAGAATTTGGAATGAAGATTTGGAAATATCCATTTCGACCAGAGAAAACGAAAAATTCAGAGATCATATCATTTCACTGGGAGCAACGGCGATGAGTGCGGCTTCAAAGACCAATCCTGGTGGTTATGCGGTTGACAAAGAGTCTTTAGAACAATTTGAGACCAGCGATGAAAGAAGTATGGATGAAATTAAAAATGTGATTAAAAAATTCGGTTATGATCCTGTGATGAAGGATTGGGATGCTGTGTACAGTGGAATTTAA
- a CDS encoding outer membrane beta-barrel family protein encodes MKKTIITLSFLGAIFTYAQEKPNNEVKEKQIEGVTITKTKKAVEQKADRTIFDFSEQPQLNNGSVLEGIKKLPGLVSTDIAGMMYQGKVLDVYLNGRPLNITTNELNSFLEGMPANSVDRIEVITQPGAEFPATSGGAIMNIITNKNANKYLTATYSGNYSFTNYDKFRNRTSNSLTLNARNKYFGWQFTAGQNYRESMLNTNQNDLLLSNTDRIGRGYFAKSGLTFDIGEDKLLLNYDIYHNNNTNGTLSKGEAVVQFPNASLPAGFYNRDIIFDASDIAYTNNLRQEAVVTYQKRFDDKLKKLDFQFSYTKSDNKFSQDNIFRNGFYTDTTPNTAFSFSDGTILDNSSDMRIANFKIDYSQPLKILDEGKVSFGGLYEKQNFDTDSKGLRNLEYQRQTASTYLEFQAKLKKFDFILGSRAENYDISGVTRVLDNTNTVVQKDLRTFNKFKLFPNASVQYNLMKQVYVAANYNKKISLPSISALNPNNNTFGGPNTQITGNPDLQPTIFDNYELKISAFDYAFIGYSVSSAKNQVAQIIRKDGKNLYNEQVNISNMRIHNFNVGLPIPFMVFSKPFSEIMKFDFNPDKINFMYLYAGYQKHEIDNLNNKGFWIFNIMTQIILPKEIKLTANYSYMTPKAGYFYFTAEKPFNNSLDITLTKKFMDNRLTLSVFANDIFNGQAMQVRSNVPGGGEGVFMRNKYDTRNFGLSINYKIPTKNKLAKVDSNILNNTKKEDNGGVLQQEK; translated from the coding sequence ATGAAAAAAACAATTATTACCCTATCCTTTCTAGGAGCTATATTCACTTATGCCCAAGAAAAACCAAATAATGAAGTAAAAGAGAAACAAATTGAAGGTGTAACGATCACCAAAACTAAAAAAGCCGTTGAACAAAAAGCAGACCGTACGATTTTCGACTTTTCGGAACAGCCACAACTAAACAACGGAAGCGTTCTAGAAGGCATCAAAAAACTTCCCGGACTCGTTTCTACAGACATCGCAGGAATGATGTATCAGGGGAAAGTGCTTGATGTTTATCTTAACGGCAGACCTTTAAATATTACAACCAACGAGCTGAATTCTTTCCTTGAAGGAATGCCCGCCAATTCTGTAGACAGAATTGAAGTAATTACGCAACCCGGCGCAGAATTTCCAGCAACTTCAGGAGGGGCGATAATGAATATTATTACCAATAAAAATGCAAATAAATATTTAACAGCAACCTATTCTGGGAATTATTCTTTCACGAATTATGATAAATTCAGAAACAGAACGAGTAATTCATTAACCCTAAATGCAAGAAATAAATATTTCGGCTGGCAATTCACAGCTGGGCAGAATTACCGAGAAAGTATGCTAAATACTAATCAAAATGATTTATTGTTAAGTAATACAGACAGAATCGGAAGAGGATATTTTGCAAAATCAGGACTAACTTTTGATATTGGTGAAGACAAATTATTATTAAATTATGATATTTACCATAACAATAATACCAACGGAACTTTAAGTAAAGGTGAAGCCGTAGTACAATTTCCTAATGCAAGTCTTCCGGCAGGTTTTTATAATAGAGATATTATCTTTGATGCCTCAGACATTGCATATACTAATAATCTACGTCAAGAAGCTGTTGTTACTTATCAAAAACGATTTGATGATAAATTAAAAAAGCTTGACTTTCAATTCAGCTATACAAAATCTGATAACAAATTCTCTCAAGATAATATTTTCAGAAACGGATTTTATACAGATACAACACCTAACACTGCTTTCTCATTCAGCGACGGAACCATTCTTGACAACAGTTCTGATATGAGAATTGCCAACTTTAAGATAGATTATTCCCAGCCTTTAAAAATTCTTGACGAAGGAAAAGTAAGTTTCGGAGGTTTATATGAAAAACAAAATTTTGACACTGACAGTAAAGGGCTTAGAAATCTAGAATACCAAAGACAAACGGCATCTACTTATTTAGAATTTCAGGCAAAATTGAAGAAATTTGATTTTATTTTAGGATCCCGTGCCGAAAATTATGATATTTCGGGAGTAACGAGAGTTTTAGACAACACAAATACTGTGGTTCAAAAAGATTTAAGAACTTTCAATAAATTTAAATTGTTTCCGAATGCGAGTGTACAGTATAACTTGATGAAGCAGGTTTATGTGGCTGCAAACTACAATAAGAAGATTAGCTTACCGAGTATTTCAGCTTTAAACCCCAATAACAATACATTTGGAGGCCCTAATACACAAATAACAGGAAACCCGGATCTTCAACCTACCATTTTTGATAATTATGAGTTGAAAATTTCGGCTTTTGATTACGCTTTTATAGGATATAGCGTGAGCTCTGCTAAAAATCAAGTGGCTCAAATAATTAGAAAAGACGGTAAAAATCTTTACAACGAACAGGTGAATATTTCAAACATGAGAATTCACAATTTCAATGTTGGGCTTCCGATTCCGTTTATGGTTTTCAGCAAACCTTTCAGTGAGATCATGAAGTTTGATTTTAATCCCGATAAAATTAATTTCATGTATTTATATGCTGGTTACCAGAAACATGAAATCGATAATTTAAACAATAAAGGCTTCTGGATTTTCAATATCATGACGCAAATAATTTTGCCTAAAGAGATAAAACTAACCGCCAATTACAGTTATATGACTCCAAAAGCGGGATATTTTTACTTTACAGCAGAAAAACCATTCAACAATTCATTAGATATTACGTTGACTAAAAAATTTATGGATAACAGGCTTACACTTTCCGTTTTTGCAAATGATATTTTCAACGGTCAGGCTATGCAGGTACGTTCTAATGTGCCGGGAGGTGGTGAAGGTGTATTCATGAGAAATAAATATGACACCAGAAACTTTGGCCTATCTATTAATTACAAAATCCCTACAAAAAACAAACTGGCAAAAGTAGATTCAAACATCTTAAACAACACTAAAAAAGAAGACAACGGCGGTGTATTGCAACAAGAAAAATAG
- a CDS encoding LytR/AlgR family response regulator transcription factor gives MNKIKCIVVDDEPLAISLLGSYVQKIPFFELVFSTENPIEALDFIQNNEVDLVFLDIQMPELTGINFMKIVGDKLKYILTTAYSEYALEGYEHNIVDYLLKPVSFERFYKSALKAQERFSFNEDKADSHFFVKSSGQQHRINFEDILYIESIKDYVNIKTANQEYIVLDTLKSLEQQLSEFSFARIHKSFIINLDQIKSIAAKKIILSSEHEIPIGDSYRTNFLSKLK, from the coding sequence ATGAATAAAATTAAATGTATTGTTGTAGACGATGAGCCATTAGCTATTTCGTTATTAGGAAGTTATGTACAGAAAATTCCTTTTTTTGAATTGGTTTTTTCTACTGAAAATCCTATCGAAGCTTTAGATTTTATTCAAAATAATGAAGTTGATCTGGTTTTTCTCGATATTCAAATGCCTGAACTGACGGGAATTAATTTTATGAAAATTGTTGGAGATAAATTAAAATATATCTTAACAACCGCCTATTCCGAATATGCGCTGGAAGGGTACGAACACAATATTGTCGATTATCTTTTAAAGCCGGTTTCTTTTGAACGTTTTTATAAAAGTGCTTTGAAAGCTCAGGAACGTTTTTCTTTTAATGAAGATAAAGCAGATTCCCATTTCTTTGTAAAATCTTCCGGACAGCAGCACAGAATCAATTTTGAGGACATTCTTTATATAGAAAGCATTAAAGATTATGTGAATATTAAAACGGCAAATCAGGAATATATTGTTTTAGATACTTTGAAATCTCTTGAACAGCAACTTTCCGAGTTTTCTTTTGCCCGTATTCATAAATCGTTTATCATTAATTTAGATCAAATTAAAAGCATCGCCGCGAAAAAAATAATATTGTCTTCTGAACATGAAATCCCGATAGGAGACAGTTACAGAACAAATTTTTTAAGCAAACTCAAATAA
- a CDS encoding thiamine phosphate synthase — translation MIIVITPEEMMKNETELINELFQQGLDLLHIRKPFINSVEMADFIQNINSEFHHQLVLHGHYDLAKDFNISRFHFREIDRQNGLYKSFLDKTISTSVHNIETFNQLSEDWEYAFISPVFPSISKKGYGENSTILNDIKKQDNPNVKLIALGGINEKNINEAFEHGVDGVALLGTIWESDEPLNVFKKCRQNILS, via the coding sequence ATGATCATCGTAATCACTCCAGAAGAAATGATGAAGAACGAAACTGAATTGATTAATGAATTATTTCAGCAAGGATTGGATTTACTTCATATTAGAAAGCCTTTCATCAATTCAGTAGAAATGGCGGATTTTATTCAAAATATAAATTCAGAGTTTCATCACCAATTGGTGTTGCACGGTCATTATGATTTGGCGAAAGATTTTAATATTTCAAGATTTCATTTCAGAGAAATTGACAGGCAAAATGGGTTGTATAAATCTTTCTTAGATAAAACAATTTCAACGTCTGTTCATAATATTGAAACTTTTAATCAATTAAGTGAAGATTGGGAATATGCTTTTATAAGTCCGGTTTTTCCGAGTATTTCTAAAAAAGGATATGGAGAAAATTCAACGATTTTAAATGATATTAAAAAACAAGATAATCCAAATGTTAAGCTGATTGCTTTGGGAGGAATTAATGAAAAAAATATCAATGAAGCTTTCGAACATGGAGTAGACGGAGTGGCTTTGTTAGGCACAATATGGGAAAGTGATGAACCATTAAATGTTTTCAAAAAATGCAGACAGAATATCCTTTCGTAA